One window from the genome of Chloroherpetonaceae bacterium encodes:
- a CDS encoding RHS repeat-associated core domain-containing protein — protein MPTFVGGDPTLKFLKYISGQENEGDGKLWNFRARLYNTDFNRFYALDPNGQQFSPYAFCGNSPLMFVDRNGEFFNIFGVFNLITQIYEGNIKNVFDGLDAVVSGSISRVGSTLGKGLTYSIPIIGPIIAGTDALKNLTSSLSIPFNFTNSVFSLDFTCLENSVKIFLGDYYLDETKGFWEKIGSGILQNSWEQPQSNIGAITSQWMNLTGNVDEVRYFGGVTFSVSYNGKGSGVSLGKHIWADTPNSSFDILNDPLLMHEYGHTFQSRKLGFRYLSNIGIPSLLSAMSAQWVRNDPWGARISTHDIQDFEMEANRYAADYFARYGVN, from the coding sequence ATGCCTACCTTCGTAGGCGGCGACCCGACACTAAAGTTCCTAAAATACATCTCCGGCCAAGAAAACGAAGGCGATGGCAAGCTCTGGAACTTTAGAGCACGGCTTTACAATACAGACTTCAACCGTTTCTATGCCTTAGACCCCAACGGCCAGCAGTTCTCTCCATACGCCTTCTGCGGGAATTCGCCGCTGATGTTTGTAGATAGGAATGGGGAGTTTTTCAATATTTTTGGAGTATTTAACCTTATTACACAAATATATGAGGGAAATATAAAGAATGTATTTGACGGCCTTGATGCAGTAGTAAGTGGCTCTATTAGTAGGGTTGGTTCAACGCTTGGAAAGGGGTTAACTTATAGTATTCCGATTATAGGGCCTATCATCGCCGGTACAGATGCGCTAAAGAATTTAACCTCTTCACTCAGCATTCCATTTAATTTTACAAATTCGGTCTTCTCACTTGATTTTACGTGTTTAGAAAATTCAGTTAAAATTTTTCTGGGAGACTATTATTTGGATGAAACAAAAGGATTCTGGGAAAAAATAGGGAGTGGAATACTCCAAAATAGTTGGGAGCAACCCCAATCAAATATTGGAGCTATAACCTCACAATGGATGAACCTAACAGGAAATGTGGACGAGGTCAGATACTTTGGTGGAGTAACTTTTTCAGTAAGTTATAACGGTAAAGGAAGTGGTGTTTCCTTAGGTAAGCATATCTGGGCAGACACACCAAATTCATCATTTGATATACTTAATGACCCCCTATTGATGCACGAATATGGTCATACTTTTCAAAGTCGAAAGTTGGGATTTAGATATTTGTCTAATATTGGTATCCCCAGTTTATTGAGTGCTATGTCAGCACAGTGGGTAAGAAATGACCCTTGGGGTGCTAGAATTAGCACGCATGACATACAAGATTTTGAAATGGAGGCCAATCGATATGCGGCGGATTATTTTGCAAGGTATGGGGTGAATTGA
- a CDS encoding type II toxin-antitoxin system HigB family toxin encodes MVIIKKYPFIAFIKAHADSSIPLQEWYHSVKSASWKNHADLKAHYPSADFIGNGRYVFNIKGNKYRLIAFVHFKIRTVFIKFIGTHAEYDKIDPKTIEQIDY; translated from the coding sequence TTGGTTATAATAAAAAAATATCCGTTTATTGCTTTTATTAAGGCACATGCTGATTCCTCTATTCCATTACAAGAATGGTACCATTCTGTTAAGTCAGCTAGTTGGAAGAATCATGCTGATTTGAAAGCACATTACCCTTCTGCTGATTTTATCGGAAACGGAAGGTATGTTTTCAACATCAAGGGTAATAAATATAGATTAATTGCTTTTGTACACTTTAAGATTCGTACTGTCTTTATCAAATTTATTGGAACACATGCAGAATATGATAAAATCGATCCTAAAACCATAGAGCAAATTGATTATTAA
- a CDS encoding helix-turn-helix domain-containing protein — protein MKIKTKSEYTAAIKKLETWAQKNPDGNDPETNMKMQMISEAIEAYEDKSLPSSFREIPQPTTIPDALRYKMYELNLDQKDLAKKLGIAPTRISEILSKKRKINLSLAKKLHSKLGLDPRFILEKA, from the coding sequence ATGAAAATCAAAACAAAATCAGAATACACTGCCGCAATAAAGAAACTTGAAACTTGGGCACAAAAAAATCCTGATGGAAATGATCCTGAAACGAACATGAAAATGCAAATGATTTCTGAAGCAATTGAAGCCTATGAGGATAAATCTCTGCCAAGTTCATTTCGGGAAATTCCCCAACCAACCACAATACCAGATGCTTTAAGATATAAAATGTATGAACTTAATCTAGACCAAAAAGATTTGGCAAAAAAATTGGGTATTGCACCGACAAGAATTTCTGAAATTCTTTCAAAAAAGAGAAAAATAAATTTGAGTTTAGCAAAAAAGCTACACTCAAAACTCGGGCTTGATCCAAGGTTTATTTTAGAAAAAGCTTAA
- a CDS encoding FG-GAP-like repeat-containing protein: MKKFLLTYLIVTPLLLVHAFAQIAITSFTPSSGNVGTSVTITGSGFNTTVSNNVVRFGATRATASTATATQLVVSVPAGATNDFITVTNPQTNGTGVSKLKFTPTFSPTESISEQSFSWANQSDFPNESAFQLAADFDDDGKTDYLALFNNGTFGIYKNRYTNGAEYFDTPITLPANVTLPVHAAVGDLDNDGKPEVVLVNQSSNAISIYRNISVSGTISFGTPFNIIGFSSPSQVAIADIDQDGKLDLIVANASGSSGISLVRNVRESESLGEISFKQAFNVSTGLSNNEYFAVGDLNNDGKGDISVGNRTQNSLVLLRNTASSGDFTSSTFASPFTLNVGNPTMDLTLSDLNNDGRLDFVFLNESGTSSLSLIQNNVLSGNFTVASFGAPIVYPAASGSFRDVIPADINGDGKNDLIAVNGGEGKILVFQNNSSGNLSSNSFLAARVVSSDPADIQSAAILDLDNDGRLDLFYSTKSIVYGFAKNLLGTVAEISAAPSTLNSFSTSFGIASNVQTYSLNVKNLREALNIVAPTGFEFQYGAVQTFSNQVSTNFSFGTNPAFPIGLRLTGGQTGTISDTMRHSSSSISLKIPVSGNVTGGPKITVSSNSLPPLATTQGIPSNSNIYTVQGENLTDSLILTASQGLEIRRGGTTNPYSTRLAIGVQAASIQIETRLTGVTLGSFNGTITHTSTGAQSVTVSVLGTVNPSLRPSISSFTPTSANSSEGTPITIIGSGFNTTAANNQVRFGTAIATVTAATATQLTVTTPTNAQNDFISVTNTATGLTALSTRKFTPTISGSTAFAPSSLASTASLDLIDQPFSPKAVDFDNDGILDIIAAYPSRDSLVIFRNTNNPQLLSQSFFSSPLYLSTGGDFPNHLATGDFDGDGRVDIVCNNLFGGSISIFRNTSTSGSISFQAPIVISGFSEPGQVAIADIDNDGRLDLVVSNRNGTNGISLLRNLYSGGSLTSAAFQTAVNYSSGFSGNEFLAVGDLNGDSKVDIAVGFRNSATILIYQNNAGTGNFTATTLGTQVALNSVNPAYNLKLSDLDGDGRLDFVFTNRFSPVVVMFIQNNITSGSAISSQGFIGFVSYSAVSGNYNDVDASDIDGDGRNDLIVCNTGFTSQLLVYRNVSSPGALGVSSFASAVSARVFLSNVNEVLTADLDRDGRLDLITAQDPNLLTFSRNLTGTTPQLSLASGSLTTFATTPGVPSATQSFSLNVTNVRESISVSFPNGFEGRFGTSGSFQSQMTSSVVGGTLQNLTIQVRLAGTTSGNVSDSVRVTSSGATPFALAVSGTVTATSFVTVSSSTLNAFSSTTGTPSTAQEYTVSGSNLTGNVVITPPSGFEIRQGTSGSFQTSALSLAPSSGTLAITTIQVRLTGAIAGSFSGNITHTSTGATTQNVAVSGSVTTENPLIGLSTVGPFNFSTTAGTPSSTSQYFVNGRNLSDSLIVTPPAGFEVRRGGTQNVFVSRLAFARQGDSLPTTPIEVRLTGTSQGNFSGNITHASTGALTQTVAVSGNVASTLSSITVSSSMTAFSTSIGIPSQVQGYQVSWSGLTAQVVITAPTGYAIRVGNQGQFGSIINLSQLGGTVGPTAIQVRLTGQTAGTPSGQITHTSTGAAAQTVNVSGTVSAAVSSPISIAAQALPSVPNLSGQETVSNTSYRLTGLPGRGISPSDFGITQVDAKDWRIFTDNGTTYDLLQPASRTNIGEGVWVIARRGLTAPAFNGNLSLSNNRALIPVRANSWNIITNPFNTAVSWSAVQTATSVFGDLSGSALRGYNGAYTIENTMTPYVGYYVNIPAGITQLVIPNPATTTTLSTTEESQRFAENATDGWRLKIHLTTPENKDVDNELGVSSVATKGRDAFDYPEPPLAHDLAYLYFPHSNWDEAFPRYSVDIRPPFVGKEEWQFEVRSLKRGWHTIQVMGIESVPKGLEVLLVDESQKRVSSLSRSCVYGFAGTKDVMSFKVLVGDKTLLESEVRTLLPTEFALEQNFPNPFNPNTVIAYQLPQSGQVTLKVYDVLGREVTTLVNEPKEAGKYQVNFNAAKLASGVYFYQLKSGNFVQTKKMMLVK; the protein is encoded by the coding sequence ATGAAAAAGTTTTTATTGACTTACTTGATTGTTACCCCGTTACTATTAGTTCATGCCTTCGCGCAAATTGCAATTACATCCTTTACCCCAAGCTCCGGCAATGTTGGTACCTCAGTAACTATCACAGGCAGTGGGTTTAATACCACAGTATCGAATAATGTTGTGCGGTTTGGCGCAACTCGGGCAACGGCGAGCACTGCAACAGCGACGCAATTGGTGGTTTCTGTCCCTGCCGGCGCAACGAATGATTTTATCACCGTGACCAATCCCCAAACAAATGGAACGGGAGTTTCGAAGTTGAAATTCACACCAACTTTTTCCCCTACTGAATCCATTTCTGAACAATCGTTTTCGTGGGCAAATCAGAGTGACTTTCCAAATGAATCCGCGTTTCAACTTGCGGCTGATTTTGATGATGATGGAAAAACGGATTATCTGGCGTTGTTTAATAATGGAACATTTGGAATTTATAAAAACCGATACACCAACGGAGCAGAATATTTTGATACGCCAATCACGTTACCAGCCAATGTCACTTTACCGGTTCATGCCGCAGTTGGCGATCTTGATAACGATGGTAAACCGGAAGTAGTACTAGTGAATCAATCTTCAAATGCAATTTCTATTTACCGAAACATATCGGTAAGCGGCACTATCAGTTTTGGAACCCCCTTTAATATCATCGGTTTCAGTAGCCCGTCGCAAGTGGCAATTGCGGATATAGACCAAGATGGCAAACTTGATCTAATCGTCGCCAATGCCAGTGGCAGTAGTGGCATTAGTTTGGTACGAAATGTAAGAGAATCAGAGTCATTAGGAGAGATTTCTTTTAAGCAGGCGTTTAATGTTTCTACAGGCCTCTCCAATAATGAGTATTTTGCCGTTGGTGATCTTAATAACGATGGGAAGGGGGATATTAGCGTCGGGAATCGAACACAGAATTCGCTTGTACTATTGCGCAACACCGCCTCGTCGGGCGATTTCACATCATCGACTTTTGCGTCTCCATTTACTCTAAACGTTGGCAATCCTACAATGGATTTAACACTTTCTGATTTAAATAATGATGGTCGTTTAGATTTTGTGTTTCTCAATGAGAGCGGTACATCCTCGCTTTCTCTCATTCAAAATAATGTGCTTTCAGGAAACTTTACCGTTGCTTCGTTTGGCGCACCGATTGTTTACCCGGCGGCCTCCGGTAGTTTTAGAGATGTAATCCCAGCAGATATTAATGGCGATGGAAAAAATGATCTAATTGCTGTGAATGGCGGGGAAGGTAAAATTCTCGTTTTTCAAAATAACAGTTCGGGAAATTTATCATCCAATTCCTTTCTTGCGGCAAGGGTTGTGAGTTCTGACCCCGCAGATATTCAAAGTGCGGCCATTTTGGACTTGGATAATGATGGAAGATTAGATTTGTTTTATTCAACGAAATCGATTGTTTATGGATTTGCCAAAAATTTGTTGGGCACTGTTGCAGAAATTTCAGCGGCCCCAAGCACCTTAAATTCATTTTCAACTTCTTTTGGTATTGCCTCTAATGTTCAAACCTATTCATTGAATGTCAAAAACCTGCGTGAAGCGCTAAACATTGTTGCGCCCACAGGGTTTGAATTTCAATATGGCGCGGTCCAAACATTTTCAAATCAAGTCAGTACAAATTTTTCTTTTGGAACAAATCCGGCATTTCCGATTGGGCTTCGCTTAACTGGCGGTCAAACGGGAACTATCAGTGACACGATGCGTCACTCCTCATCAAGCATTTCGCTCAAAATTCCGGTTTCAGGAAATGTAACAGGTGGTCCTAAAATTACGGTAAGCTCAAATTCATTACCTCCTCTGGCAACAACACAAGGGATTCCATCCAATTCAAATATTTATACCGTTCAAGGTGAAAACCTAACCGATAGTTTGATTCTTACGGCTTCCCAAGGGTTAGAAATTCGACGGGGGGGAACGACAAACCCATATTCAACTCGGTTGGCTATCGGAGTCCAAGCCGCATCAATTCAAATTGAAACAAGACTTACCGGCGTAACCTTGGGTTCATTTAATGGGACAATCACCCATACCAGCACCGGCGCTCAATCAGTAACGGTTTCTGTTCTTGGTACTGTGAATCCATCGCTACGACCAAGCATTAGCTCCTTCACCCCAACCAGCGCCAATAGTTCAGAAGGAACGCCGATTACTATCATAGGCAGCGGGTTTAATACCACGGCAGCGAATAATCAAGTGCGGTTTGGCACTGCCATAGCCACCGTAACCGCCGCGACCGCAACGCAACTGACCGTCACTACGCCTACCAATGCTCAAAACGATTTTATTTCTGTAACCAATACGGCTACGGGCTTAACTGCGCTGAGCACACGAAAATTTACACCAACGATTTCCGGCTCAACCGCTTTTGCGCCAAGCTCATTGGCTTCGACCGCCTCGCTTGATCTTATCGATCAGCCGTTTTCTCCCAAAGCTGTGGATTTCGATAATGACGGCATCTTGGATATTATCGCTGCTTATCCCTCGCGCGATTCCTTGGTTATATTTCGAAATACAAATAACCCGCAATTGCTCAGCCAATCCTTCTTTTCATCCCCCCTATACCTTTCGACAGGCGGCGATTTTCCAAACCATCTCGCCACCGGTGATTTTGATGGCGATGGGCGAGTGGATATTGTTTGCAATAATTTATTCGGCGGCTCGATTTCTATTTTCCGAAATACTTCTACATCTGGCAGCATTTCATTCCAAGCCCCGATTGTGATTTCAGGTTTTTCAGAGCCCGGGCAAGTGGCGATAGCCGATATTGATAACGATGGCCGGTTAGACCTTGTGGTGAGCAATCGCAACGGCACCAATGGCATCAGTCTGCTTAGAAATCTCTATTCCGGTGGAAGTTTAACGAGTGCGGCGTTTCAAACGGCGGTGAATTATTCAAGCGGGTTTTCAGGAAATGAATTTTTGGCTGTTGGGGATTTGAATGGTGATTCGAAAGTGGATATCGCTGTGGGTTTCAGAAACAGCGCGACTATTCTCATTTATCAAAACAATGCGGGAACGGGAAATTTCACTGCCACCACATTAGGAACCCAAGTTGCGCTGAACTCCGTCAATCCTGCCTATAATCTCAAACTCTCCGACTTGGATGGTGATGGTCGGCTTGATTTTGTTTTTACCAATCGCTTTTCTCCGGTTGTCGTGATGTTTATTCAAAATAATATTACGAGCGGTTCAGCCATCAGCTCGCAAGGTTTTATCGGGTTTGTTTCTTACTCCGCTGTCTCGGGGAATTATAACGATGTTGATGCATCGGATATTGATGGCGATGGGCGAAACGACTTAATTGTGTGTAATACCGGCTTTACTTCCCAATTATTGGTTTATAGAAATGTGAGTTCGCCCGGGGCGCTTGGGGTATCGTCGTTTGCAAGCGCGGTAAGTGCAAGGGTATTTTTGTCGAATGTGAATGAAGTTTTAACGGCAGATTTGGATCGCGACGGTAGGCTTGACCTGATTACTGCTCAAGATCCGAATCTATTAACCTTTTCAAGGAATTTAACGGGAACAACGCCGCAACTTTCGCTCGCTTCCGGTTCTCTCACAACTTTTGCAACTACCCCGGGGGTTCCTTCCGCAACGCAATCGTTTTCACTAAATGTGACGAATGTCCGCGAATCGATTTCTGTATCCTTTCCAAATGGATTTGAAGGGCGCTTTGGGACAAGCGGGTCATTTCAATCGCAAATGACATCGAGCGTTGTTGGTGGAACTTTGCAAAACTTGACCATTCAAGTTCGTTTAGCAGGAACAACATCGGGTAACGTTTCCGATTCCGTTCGCGTGACCTCGAGTGGCGCGACCCCATTCGCACTTGCGGTGAGCGGCACGGTGACAGCGACCTCATTTGTCACCGTAAGTAGTTCAACCCTAAACGCTTTTTCTTCAACTACAGGCACGCCTTCAACAGCGCAAGAATACACGGTTTCCGGGTCAAACCTAACGGGGAATGTCGTCATTACACCACCAAGCGGGTTTGAGATTCGGCAAGGGACGAGTGGCAGTTTTCAAACAAGTGCGCTGAGTCTTGCGCCTTCAAGCGGTACGCTTGCAATTACCACCATTCAAGTTCGGCTTACCGGCGCAATTGCAGGTTCATTCAGCGGGAACATCACCCATACGAGCACAGGCGCAACCACGCAAAATGTGGCGGTGAGCGGAAGTGTCACTACTGAAAATCCTTTGATTGGGCTTAGCACTGTTGGACCATTTAATTTTAGTACAACCGCCGGTACGCCTTCGAGCACGTCGCAATATTTTGTAAATGGCAGAAATCTTTCAGATAGCTTGATTGTGACACCTCCGGCAGGCTTTGAAGTCAGGCGAGGGGGAACACAAAATGTATTTGTTTCTCGGTTAGCATTTGCAAGACAAGGAGATTCACTTCCAACAACACCAATTGAGGTGAGGCTCACCGGAACGTCGCAAGGAAATTTTAGCGGAAACATCACACACGCTTCAACTGGTGCACTTACTCAAACGGTTGCGGTATCGGGGAATGTTGCTTCAACCCTTTCATCCATAACAGTCTCCTCTTCGATGACTGCGTTTTCAACATCAATTGGTATCCCATCTCAGGTTCAGGGGTATCAGGTTTCGTGGTCGGGGTTAACCGCTCAAGTCGTAATTACAGCACCAACGGGCTATGCAATTCGTGTTGGGAATCAAGGTCAATTCGGTTCAATCATTAACCTATCTCAATTAGGCGGAACGGTGGGGCCAACGGCCATTCAAGTGCGGCTTACAGGTCAAACCGCAGGCACGCCGTCCGGTCAAATTACACATACCAGTACAGGCGCGGCCGCACAAACGGTCAATGTTTCAGGCACGGTTTCGGCTGCCGTTTCATCACCGATTTCAATAGCGGCACAAGCCTTACCGAGTGTCCCGAATTTAAGCGGACAAGAAACGGTCTCGAATACGAGTTATCGACTTACAGGGCTGCCGGGTCGTGGAATTTCTCCATCTGATTTTGGTATTACTCAAGTCGATGCCAAAGATTGGCGCATTTTTACTGACAATGGCACTACATACGATTTACTTCAACCGGCCTCGCGAACCAATATTGGTGAAGGCGTTTGGGTTATAGCACGCAGGGGATTAACCGCACCGGCTTTTAACGGGAATCTTTCGCTCTCGAATAACCGTGCACTTATCCCTGTGCGTGCAAATAGTTGGAATATTATCACCAATCCGTTTAACACGGCGGTGTCGTGGAGTGCGGTTCAAACGGCGACCTCGGTTTTCGGCGACCTCAGCGGCTCGGCACTTCGCGGCTATAATGGTGCATATACCATTGAAAATACAATGACGCCGTATGTTGGATATTATGTGAATATCCCTGCCGGCATTACACAATTGGTGATTCCTAACCCCGCCACAACAACCACACTTTCCACCACGGAAGAATCTCAACGATTTGCGGAGAACGCTACTGATGGCTGGCGTTTGAAAATCCACTTAACCACGCCAGAAAATAAAGATGTGGATAATGAGCTTGGCGTATCATCTGTAGCCACAAAAGGGCGCGATGCATTTGATTATCCCGAGCCACCGCTTGCGCATGATTTGGCGTACCTCTATTTCCCGCATAGCAATTGGGATGAGGCGTTTCCGCGATATAGCGTGGATATCCGTCCGCCCTTTGTCGGTAAAGAAGAATGGCAGTTTGAAGTGCGGTCGTTGAAACGTGGATGGCATACGATTCAGGTGATGGGGATTGAGTCTGTTCCAAAGGGTTTGGAAGTGCTTCTGGTGGATGAATCGCAAAAGCGGGTGAGTTCGCTAAGTAGAAGCTGTGTGTATGGCTTTGCCGGAACGAAAGATGTGATGAGTTTTAAGGTATTGGTAGGTGATAAAACGTTGCTTGAAAGTGAAGTAAGGACATTGTTACCAACGGAGTTTGCGCTTGAACAAAACTTCCCGAACCCCTTCAATCCGAATACGGTGATTGCGTATCAATTGCCGCAAAGCGGGCAAGTGACGCTTAAGGTGTATGATGTGTTGGGTCGCGAAGTGACTACACTCGTGAATGAACCAAAAGAGGCAGGGAAGTATCAAGTGAATTTCAATGCGGCGAAGCTCGCGAGCGGGGTGTATTTCTATCAGTTGAAATCAGGCAATTTTGTGCAAACAAAGAAGATGATGTTGGTGAAGTAG
- a CDS encoding type II toxin-antitoxin system VapC family toxin, with product MEPPKYLIDTNVVIDYLGNKLPASGMDFMNTVIDAVPNVSVVTKIEVLGFNAPEQHYQLLTNFINDANVLDLTNIVVEASIEIRKKIKTKLPDAIIAATALVTGLVLISRNINDFKNIDGLQVIDPHRL from the coding sequence ATGGAACCACCGAAGTATCTAATTGACACCAATGTTGTGATTGATTATCTCGGTAATAAACTCCCGGCTTCTGGTATGGATTTTATGAATACCGTTATTGATGCAGTCCCTAATGTTTCGGTAGTTACCAAAATTGAGGTACTTGGCTTTAATGCCCCCGAACAGCATTACCAACTGCTTACTAATTTTATCAATGATGCTAATGTATTGGACTTAACCAACATTGTGGTAGAAGCAAGTATTGAAATTCGTAAAAAAATCAAAACCAAATTACCCGATGCCATCATTGCCGCAACGGCTCTTGTTACGGGCTTGGTTCTTATCTCTCGCAATATCAACGACTTTAAAAATATAGATGGATTGCAGGTCATTGACCCGCATAGACTTTAA
- a CDS encoding type II toxin-antitoxin system RelE/ParE family toxin, with product MNYSVKTTDIFEKQAKRLIKKYPSLISEIYQLVSTLKTNPTQGKSLGKNCYKVRISIASKGKGKSGGARLITNFVISENTVYLISIYDKSEKDSISDKELSILLQSIPQ from the coding sequence ATGAATTATAGCGTAAAAACGACGGATATATTTGAGAAGCAAGCAAAGAGGCTGATAAAAAAATATCCATCCTTAATATCAGAAATCTACCAACTTGTTTCAACCCTTAAAACAAATCCCACCCAAGGCAAATCACTTGGGAAAAACTGTTATAAAGTTCGAATTTCAATAGCCTCTAAGGGGAAAGGTAAATCTGGTGGTGCAAGATTAATTACAAATTTTGTTATTTCAGAAAATACCGTTTATTTAATTTCAATTTACGATAAATCTGAGAAGGACTCAATCTCTGACAAAGAATTATCGATTCTCCTTCAATCAATTCCTCAATAA
- a CDS encoding type II toxin-antitoxin system PemK/MazF family toxin, with translation MKYKRGEIVLAEFPFTDGTGAKQRPVLILSPASTTYNDYLVMFISSQLSNAELDDVILLPDDIEFQKTGLNKPSVFKLLKLTTLSETLILGVLGEVSSTFFLGLVRRLINKLT, from the coding sequence ATGAAATATAAGCGCGGGGAAATTGTCCTTGCTGAGTTTCCTTTTACAGACGGTACTGGCGCAAAACAAAGACCAGTCTTGATTTTATCGCCCGCCTCTACGACTTATAACGACTATCTGGTGATGTTTATTTCTTCCCAATTAAGCAACGCAGAATTAGACGACGTGATTTTGTTGCCTGATGATATCGAATTTCAAAAAACAGGATTAAATAAACCCTCGGTGTTTAAGTTGCTTAAACTAACCACACTTTCCGAAACCCTGATTCTTGGTGTGCTTGGAGAAGTATCCTCAACATTTTTTTTGGGTTTAGTTCGCAGGCTGATAAATAAATTGACTTAA
- a CDS encoding polymorphic toxin type 23 domain-containing protein has product MYVDKKGRWFIIDDLIMVGVSFTAGYLHHGISKGDWGWEAVKSGGYLAAQGWLALNTGGASAGFWGSVGWSASAIASSYLPSANMQIGNVSLSLSPSFSLNTNGISLGLNLSGEARFGNSVFGGSIGVGGGSGLITNGPYITAGVFGGYTDGNNKFLLSRTQFRGTESDFNQTVDGVQLGNNQFSLSLYNDLLNSDKGRTSTLEISAYNFKVGSEIYTNNAGSSKDDNNLEPNYEDPYWGGNEKNTYKNGKVYFSSLYCGIAGQNGSVHRFGINEPWIQGFFSKWCSQIYFWFTLF; this is encoded by the coding sequence ATGTATGTGGATAAGAAAGGGCGCTGGTTTATAATTGATGATTTAATTATGGTTGGAGTTTCATTTACAGCAGGATATTTGCATCACGGCATTTCTAAAGGTGATTGGGGATGGGAAGCTGTAAAATCAGGTGGTTATTTAGCAGCGCAGGGTTGGTTGGCGTTAAATACAGGTGGTGCTTCAGCAGGTTTTTGGGGCTCAGTAGGGTGGTCAGCTTCAGCAATTGCAAGTTCATATTTACCAAGTGCAAATATGCAAATCGGTAATGTATCTCTTAGTTTATCCCCTTCATTTTCATTAAATACTAATGGTATTTCTCTTGGATTAAATTTAAGTGGAGAGGCACGTTTTGGGAATTCAGTGTTTGGAGGAAGTATTGGAGTTGGAGGCGGTTCTGGCTTAATCACTAACGGTCCTTATATTACCGCTGGGGTATTTGGAGGTTACACCGATGGAAATAATAAATTCCTATTATCACGAACACAATTTAGAGGAACTGAAAGTGATTTTAACCAAACAGTGGATGGTGTGCAATTAGGAAACAATCAATTTAGCTTAAGTCTTTATAACGACCTATTAAATTCTGATAAAGGAAGAACATCAACTTTGGAAATTAGTGCTTACAACTTTAAGGTTGGTTCTGAAATTTATACAAATAATGCTGGTTCATCTAAAGATGATAATAATTTAGAACCAAATTATGAAGATCCTTATTGGGGGGGAAATGAAAAAAATACATATAAAAATGGCAAAGTTTACTTTAGTAGTCTATATTGTGGAATTGCCGGTCAAAATGGGAGTGTCCATAGATTTGGAATTAATGAACCTTGGATACAGGGTTTTTTTTCAAAATGGTGTTCACAAATATATTTCTGGTTCACCTTATTTTAA